The following are from one region of the Thermoproteus uzoniensis 768-20 genome:
- a CDS encoding MFS transporter encodes MAEVSPRRYWSAAVSTMLIWGLEYYDIILFSSLATVFQKLFFPEKTQLLAAVTTWGAFAVTYLARPLGAVIFGHIGDRYGRRTSTVLDALAVGVAGLAIGLLPTYQDIGIAAPVALYLLRTVQGLGIGGEAGGGATWALELTPKNMRPYVNGVMYSGLSWAVFLTSAMTLWARSFFGAEGFTAVGWRVLYIVGVVPALIALAIRVFGSESREWLEAARRGKIVKAPIAKIWSYWINFVILILINLGLTLYYYGGSGYWTYIMPNIVAPKLGLSKDLAYSFSLELAMYGGLGAVVGELLSGFLISAVGVRRAFIPPSLGLLAVAPLAAYLAFSLNSYAVYASFAMGLFFGLAAAPQTLYFVELFPTEVRWTAVSLGWNINALLGPLGSLAALLLIMEAPASVVSIAIYGSLVALASALLTIAGALIRPRSY; translated from the coding sequence ATGGCCGAGGTAAGTCCTAGGCGGTACTGGTCGGCAGCCGTCTCGACTATGTTGATCTGGGGTCTTGAATACTACGACATAATACTGTTCTCAAGCCTCGCTACGGTTTTCCAGAAGCTCTTCTTTCCCGAGAAGACCCAGTTGCTGGCGGCCGTGACCACTTGGGGCGCCTTCGCCGTCACCTATCTGGCGAGGCCTCTAGGCGCGGTTATCTTCGGCCATATAGGCGATAGGTACGGCAGGAGGACGTCGACCGTGCTCGACGCGCTTGCTGTGGGAGTGGCCGGGCTCGCCATAGGCCTTCTCCCGACGTACCAAGACATCGGCATCGCGGCCCCCGTAGCCCTATATCTGCTGAGGACCGTGCAGGGGCTCGGTATAGGCGGCGAGGCCGGCGGCGGCGCCACTTGGGCCCTCGAGCTGACGCCGAAGAACATGCGGCCGTACGTCAACGGCGTTATGTACTCCGGCCTCTCTTGGGCGGTCTTCCTCACGTCAGCCATGACGTTGTGGGCCAGGAGCTTCTTCGGCGCCGAGGGCTTCACGGCGGTCGGGTGGAGGGTCTTGTACATAGTTGGCGTGGTGCCCGCGCTCATAGCCTTGGCCATAAGGGTCTTCGGGTCAGAGTCGCGCGAGTGGCTGGAGGCGGCGCGCAGAGGCAAGATAGTCAAAGCACCTATAGCTAAAATATGGAGTTACTGGATTAATTTTGTTATATTAATATTAATAAATCTAGGACTTACATTATATTACTATGGAGGGTCTGGTTATTGGACATATATAATGCCGAATATAGTGGCGCCTAAGCTCGGCCTAAGTAAAGACCTTGCGTACAGCTTCTCGCTGGAGCTCGCCATGTACGGCGGCCTTGGCGCTGTCGTAGGCGAGTTGCTGAGCGGTTTCCTGATATCGGCGGTGGGAGTGAGGCGTGCCTTTATCCCTCCCTCCCTTGGCCTTCTCGCCGTGGCGCCTCTCGCGGCGTACCTCGCCTTCTCCCTAAATAGCTACGCGGTTTACGCCTCCTTTGCGATGGGCCTATTCTTCGGCCTCGCCGCGGCGCCTCAGACCCTTTACTTCGTCGAGCTGTTCCCGACCGAGGTCAGATGGACGGCGGTGTCGCTGGGCTGGAACATAAACGCATTGCTAGGCCCTCTGGGCTCCCTCGCGGCCCTGCTCCTCATAATGGAGGCTCCGGCGTCTGTAGTTTCCATAGCTATATACGGCTCCCTAGTCGCTCTGGCCAGCGCCCTGCTCACGATAGCCGGAGCGCTCATAAGGCCGAGAAGCTATTAA
- a CDS encoding glucose 1-dehydrogenase: protein MSLSGKVALVTGASRGIGAAIARELRSRGARVAINYNSSREAAEALRRELGEGAEIFKADVSKRQEIKKMVEDVVRTFGGLDIVVNNAGVMELMPFEQLDEERFDKMWYINVKGPIYVTLEALPYLKRSRGVVINIASIAGLGTALTNTTYYAVTKAAVIMLTRRLAFDLAPYGIRVNAVAPSWIETDLTTRGRTREEVERAKSDIVNRTALRSVAIPSDIAKAVAFLASDEARFITGQVLVVDGGRIDYLTHSV from the coding sequence ATGAGCTTGTCGGGCAAGGTCGCGTTGGTTACGGGCGCCTCGAGGGGCATCGGCGCCGCCATAGCCAGAGAGCTCCGCTCGCGGGGGGCGCGCGTGGCTATAAACTACAACTCCTCTAGAGAGGCCGCTGAGGCGTTGAGGAGGGAGCTTGGCGAAGGCGCCGAGATCTTCAAGGCCGACGTCTCGAAGAGGCAGGAGATCAAAAAGATGGTGGAGGACGTAGTGCGCACCTTCGGCGGACTGGATATAGTCGTAAACAACGCCGGCGTCATGGAGCTGATGCCGTTCGAGCAACTCGACGAGGAGCGCTTCGACAAGATGTGGTATATCAACGTTAAGGGGCCTATATACGTCACGTTGGAGGCGTTGCCCTACCTGAAGAGGAGCAGAGGCGTGGTAATAAACATAGCGTCGATAGCCGGCCTCGGCACGGCCTTGACGAACACCACGTACTACGCGGTGACTAAGGCCGCTGTGATTATGCTGACTAGAAGACTCGCGTTCGACCTCGCCCCTTACGGCATCAGGGTCAACGCGGTGGCGCCCAGCTGGATAGAGACGGACCTAACCACAAGAGGCAGAACCCGCGAGGAGGTGGAGAGGGCCAAGTCCGATATAGTCAACAGAACCGCCCTACGCTCCGTAGCGATCCCAAGCGATATAGCCAAGGCCGTGGCCTTCCTTGCGTCCGACGAGGCTAGGTTCATCACAGGTCAGGTGCTGGTCGTCGACGGCGGGAGGATCGACTACTTGACGCACAGCGTATGA
- a CDS encoding DUF192 domain-containing protein, which translates to MRKWAWALVALAIALIAISLAAPHNAARSDDPFSRTVVVLLDGTPYTVYLADTPAKWTRGYMNSTSYDPRGVGAVGMLFLFGKNSTWCFWMHDTYIPLRIVWVEGVKVTGQIVAQPLNDTPICGYGDKALELNPEIPPPETVVVK; encoded by the coding sequence ATGAGGAAATGGGCGTGGGCGCTCGTCGCGCTCGCCATTGCTCTGATCGCGATATCGCTCGCCGCCCCGCACAACGCGGCCCGATCCGACGACCCGTTTTCTAGAACCGTCGTCGTTCTTCTAGACGGGACGCCCTACACCGTATATCTGGCGGACACCCCGGCTAAATGGACTAGAGGCTACATGAACTCGACGTCGTACGACCCCAGAGGAGTCGGCGCGGTGGGCATGTTGTTCCTCTTCGGCAAGAACTCGACTTGGTGTTTCTGGATGCACGACACGTATATACCGTTGAGGATAGTTTGGGTAGAGGGCGTAAAGGTCACGGGACAGATAGTGGCACAGCCCCTCAACGACACGCCTATCTGCGGCTACGGCGACAAGGCGCTGGAGCTGAACCCCGAAATCCCGCCGCCGGAAACAGTCGTAGTTAAGTGA
- the pyrI gene encoding aspartate carbamoyltransferase regulatory subunit: MPSTELIVSKIENGTVIDHIPAGRALAVLRILGITGREGVRVALVMNVESKKLGRKDIVKIEGRELTPDEVDVISAVAPTATINIIKNYEVVKKYKVRPPHVIRGKFKCRNPNCITNQHREHVVTSFVLVKEEPPTFACEYCGRYHSLEELV, encoded by the coding sequence ATGCCGTCCACTGAGCTGATTGTCAGCAAGATCGAGAACGGGACGGTTATCGACCATATACCTGCCGGCCGCGCCCTCGCAGTGTTGAGGATACTCGGCATAACCGGGCGCGAGGGGGTCAGAGTAGCCTTGGTTATGAACGTGGAGTCGAAGAAGTTGGGCAGGAAAGATATTGTCAAGATAGAGGGCAGGGAGCTGACGCCGGATGAGGTAGACGTGATCTCGGCGGTGGCCCCCACGGCCACTATAAATATAATAAAGAACTACGAGGTGGTTAAGAAGTACAAGGTAAGGCCGCCCCACGTCATTAGGGGCAAGTTCAAGTGCAGGAATCCAAACTGCATAACCAACCAACACAGAGAGCACGTAGTGACGTCGTTCGTCTTGGTGAAGGAGGAGCCGCCTACGTTCGCGTGCGAGTACTGCGGCAGGTACCACAGCTTGGAGGAGCTGGTCTGA
- a CDS encoding orotidine 5'-phosphate decarboxylase / HUMPS family protein, producing MYPVVVALDTDLKTALEVARSLRDEAAGYKVGWDLVLEAGLEAVRTISRLGPVVVDLKLADVPHIVKRVVDKLSSAGACCAIAHGFLLPSLERDERLYVLVKMTVGSQYDRLWKELLGEVVGFRGVVAPGNEPQAISAIRSSLGCSTRIISPGIGAQGGRPGDAIRAGADFEIVGRYLLENPARVSEWAGLRPPCGNPL from the coding sequence ATGTATCCCGTAGTGGTAGCGCTCGACACGGATCTAAAGACAGCGTTGGAGGTTGCCAGATCGTTGCGGGACGAGGCGGCCGGCTATAAAGTGGGCTGGGATTTAGTCCTCGAGGCCGGCCTCGAGGCGGTGAGGACTATCTCGCGGCTGGGCCCCGTCGTGGTCGACCTCAAGCTGGCCGACGTCCCCCACATAGTCAAGCGCGTCGTGGACAAACTATCGTCCGCCGGCGCGTGTTGTGCCATAGCTCACGGATTCCTGTTGCCCAGCCTGGAGAGGGACGAGAGGCTCTACGTGCTGGTTAAGATGACTGTCGGCTCGCAGTACGACAGGCTGTGGAAGGAGCTGTTGGGCGAGGTCGTCGGCTTTCGGGGAGTCGTGGCGCCGGGCAACGAGCCCCAAGCAATCTCGGCGATTAGGTCCTCGCTTGGCTGCTCAACTAGGATAATATCGCCCGGCATAGGCGCCCAGGGAGGCAGGCCTGGAGACGCTATAAGGGCCGGCGCCGATTTCGAGATAGTTGGCAGATATCTTCTGGAGAACCCGGCCAGAGTGTCGGAGTGGGCTGGGCTCAGACCGCCGTGCGGGAACCCCCTCTAG
- the pyrB gene encoding aspartate carbamoyltransferase, producing the protein MSWRGRDVVSMRDFSRKDLEVLFEKAREMERYARSGLDVLRGKIMAVAFFEPSTRTRLSFETAMKRLGGNVIGFSSAEGTSVEKGETFSDTIRMLDAYADVIVVRHKLEGAAKLAAEIAQSPVINAGDGSFNHPTQAMLDLYTIWREKGKVDGLRIGVMGDLKYARTVNSLLEGLALFDVEVALISPEFLRPRQETLDYIQSRGLRYEFYSRLDEVLGELDVLYVVRIQKERFLDPLEYERVRGSYRLTAESLRGAKDGLIVLHPLPRVDELDPSVDGTRHAAYFRQAAYGVPLRMALLSLILT; encoded by the coding sequence GTGTCCTGGCGAGGGAGAGACGTAGTATCTATGCGGGACTTCTCCAGGAAGGATCTGGAGGTCCTCTTCGAGAAGGCGAGGGAGATGGAGCGATATGCCAGATCGGGCCTCGACGTGCTTAGGGGGAAAATCATGGCTGTGGCCTTCTTCGAGCCCTCCACACGGACCCGCCTCAGCTTCGAGACGGCCATGAAGAGGCTCGGCGGGAATGTCATCGGCTTCTCGAGCGCCGAGGGGACCAGCGTCGAGAAGGGCGAGACGTTTTCGGACACTATAAGGATGCTCGACGCCTACGCCGACGTGATCGTGGTGAGACACAAGCTTGAGGGCGCCGCCAAGCTTGCGGCCGAGATAGCGCAGTCGCCGGTCATAAACGCCGGCGATGGCTCGTTCAACCACCCCACGCAGGCCATGTTGGACCTATACACGATCTGGCGGGAGAAAGGCAAGGTGGACGGGTTGAGGATAGGCGTGATGGGCGACTTGAAGTACGCGAGGACCGTCAATTCGTTGCTGGAGGGACTCGCGTTGTTCGACGTCGAGGTGGCCTTGATATCGCCCGAGTTCTTGAGGCCGCGCCAGGAGACTCTGGACTATATACAGTCCAGAGGCCTCCGCTACGAGTTCTACTCGCGGCTCGATGAGGTGTTGGGAGAGCTCGACGTTCTCTACGTCGTCAGGATACAGAAGGAGAGGTTCTTGGACCCCCTAGAGTACGAGAGAGTTAGGGGTAGCTACAGGCTCACTGCGGAGTCCCTAAGGGGGGCTAAAGACGGCCTAATAGTGCTCCACCCGTTGCCCAGAGTAGACGAGCTGGATCCCTCCGTGGATGGGACGAGACACGCGGCCTATTTTAGGCAGGCCGCATACGGCGTCCCGCTGAGGATGGCGCTCCTCAGCTTGATCTTGACCTGA
- a CDS encoding NAD(P)/FAD-dependent oxidoreductase: protein MKAAVVGGGIAGVFTAYFLREAGIDVVGFGGELRYPLTSLVLTLSMPDPRDVEMAVESLEIYRKMAAIKPVISVDIMPTYADLSSLRRAGVKYQVLDRFRGLRLARDEIVVVTTDYLIPIRKIVASLRRRLGFSDKRAALGAEGRRVYLVVDGGRVDADVVILAAGADNRELALRVGVDLPFRPYSCYAAAFLVPGWLRGLSIGDYVLSWYGRPGPWPLYIAGDGCGKAYSNPPRGYASKIARLIAKRAGWALPLYAKSGVCEGSPTGGPLAGKVGRFDNLYVIGGLDGYGSMVGPAVAKRLAELVVRGRTEVLPDLPDAFDFDPCVERHDWSFSLRQS, encoded by the coding sequence GTGAAGGCGGCTGTAGTAGGAGGCGGCATAGCTGGGGTCTTCACCGCGTATTTCCTACGCGAGGCGGGAATCGACGTAGTGGGCTTCGGCGGCGAGCTGAGGTATCCGCTGACGTCGTTGGTCTTGACATTGTCGATGCCTGATCCGCGCGACGTGGAGATGGCCGTGGAGAGCTTGGAGATTTACAGGAAGATGGCCGCAATCAAGCCGGTTATTTCAGTAGACATCATGCCGACATACGCCGACCTAAGTAGCTTGAGAAGGGCCGGCGTCAAGTATCAAGTCCTGGACAGATTTAGGGGGCTCAGGCTGGCGAGGGACGAGATAGTCGTGGTGACCACCGACTATCTGATACCTATACGCAAGATCGTCGCCTCGCTGAGGCGGAGGCTTGGGTTCTCCGACAAGAGGGCCGCGCTGGGCGCCGAAGGGAGGAGAGTTTACCTCGTCGTGGACGGGGGGCGCGTGGACGCCGATGTGGTGATCCTGGCCGCCGGAGCTGACAACAGGGAGCTGGCCCTACGCGTCGGCGTCGATCTACCGTTTAGGCCATACTCGTGTTACGCCGCGGCGTTCCTAGTGCCGGGGTGGTTAAGAGGCTTGAGCATCGGCGACTACGTGCTTTCGTGGTATGGGAGGCCGGGCCCGTGGCCGCTCTACATAGCCGGAGACGGTTGCGGCAAGGCCTATTCAAATCCGCCGAGAGGCTACGCGTCTAAGATAGCGAGGCTTATAGCCAAGAGGGCTGGCTGGGCTCTGCCTCTCTACGCCAAGTCGGGCGTCTGCGAGGGATCGCCGACGGGCGGCCCGCTGGCGGGCAAGGTGGGGAGGTTCGACAATCTATACGTCATCGGGGGCCTCGACGGGTACGGCAGCATGGTGGGGCCGGCCGTGGCCAAGAGGTTGGCCGAGCTGGTGGTCAGGGGGAGGACCGAGGTTTTGCCAGATCTGCCCGACGCGTTCGACTTCGATCCCTGCGTCGAGCGCCACGACTGGAGCTTCAGCCTACGACAATCGTGA
- a CDS encoding carbamate kinase, with the protein MLVVVALGGNAFVRPGMPMDQEEHIRNIRIAAQVVAKIAEEDGVRVVVTHGNGPQVGFFDELQLLAERRYFRLDALVAATQGLLGYLLAESIDEILGPGRAVAVVTRTLVDEEDQAFKNPTKFIGPAYPREVAERLAAKYGWSVREDVRRGWRRVVPSPEPVAVVEAEAIRALLDRGHIVIASGGGGVPVSKRGGVEAVVDKDLASQVLANALGAEAFVILTDVDGVYVDFNTPRRRKLDKVAAAELERLYREGQFPEGSMGPKVLATLRFLRNGGKWAAIGALEDGYQVFRWQKGTVILP; encoded by the coding sequence ATGCTCGTGGTGGTGGCCCTTGGGGGAAATGCGTTTGTGAGACCGGGGATGCCCATGGATCAGGAAGAGCACATAAGAAATATCAGAATAGCCGCACAGGTCGTCGCCAAGATAGCGGAGGAGGACGGCGTGCGCGTCGTCGTCACTCACGGCAACGGTCCCCAAGTCGGCTTTTTCGACGAGCTACAGTTGTTGGCCGAACGACGATATTTCAGGCTCGACGCGTTGGTCGCCGCCACTCAAGGCCTTCTGGGGTATTTGCTGGCGGAGTCCATAGACGAGATCTTGGGCCCCGGCAGAGCCGTCGCCGTGGTCACGAGGACCTTAGTGGACGAGGAGGACCAAGCCTTCAAGAACCCCACGAAGTTTATAGGCCCTGCATATCCCAGAGAGGTCGCGGAGAGGCTTGCGGCCAAGTACGGTTGGTCCGTAAGAGAGGACGTGCGGCGGGGCTGGAGGCGCGTCGTGCCCTCGCCGGAGCCCGTGGCTGTCGTGGAGGCTGAGGCCATAAGGGCGCTTCTGGATAGAGGCCATATCGTGATCGCGTCGGGGGGCGGAGGCGTGCCTGTCTCTAAGCGCGGCGGAGTCGAGGCGGTGGTCGACAAAGATCTCGCAAGCCAAGTTCTGGCAAACGCCTTGGGAGCTGAGGCCTTCGTAATACTCACCGACGTAGACGGCGTATACGTCGACTTCAATACGCCCCGTCGGCGAAAGCTCGACAAGGTGGCCGCGGCTGAGCTGGAGAGGCTATATCGCGAGGGCCAATTCCCGGAGGGGTCTATGGGGCCCAAAGTGCTTGCTACGTTGAGGTTTTTGAGGAATGGGGGTAAGTGGGCGGCGATAGGCGCGCTTGAGGACGGCTATCAAGTCTTCAGGTGGCAGAAAGGGACTGTAATCCTTCCCTAA
- the hisS gene encoding histidine--tRNA ligase, translating to MPGLEDQLRRPVRGMRDITPEQFYALRRVEDSLSRIAEAFGYRRVETPAVEHFEVLARKAGREIVDEIYYFRDKAGRELGLRFDMTVPVARVLSYRLEEPKPVRWYYFTKVWRYDEPQHGRYREFYQFGVELVGSDSPRADAEVLALMAKSIEAVGVKDYVIRLSDRAAMDKVLASLGVEGSREEVLRILDKRGKVPDDEILDMLRRAGLGGGAAEALMALVSEQRPGSEAPDLFSKYDKSLGERYSRVVKALDAYGVLDRLVVDLSIVRGLDYYTGMVFEAYAGEYKLAVGGGGRYDNLIELYSGIRTPALGFAIGVERLMEAAGIAPAEYPLDYYIYPMTEDAFKVAAEVAEALRNKGASVAIDLGELTLREALEHAAKTGVRHFVIIGKKELEKGVVKIRDMRRRVELEVELGRIREGLQSLSAT from the coding sequence ATGCCCGGCCTAGAGGACCAGCTGAGGAGGCCTGTGCGCGGGATGCGCGATATAACCCCAGAGCAGTTCTACGCGTTGAGGAGGGTAGAAGACAGCCTTTCGAGAATCGCCGAGGCCTTCGGCTACAGACGCGTCGAGACGCCCGCCGTGGAGCACTTCGAGGTTCTGGCCAGGAAAGCCGGCCGCGAGATAGTGGACGAGATATACTACTTCAGGGATAAGGCCGGCCGGGAGCTTGGCCTGCGTTTCGACATGACGGTGCCAGTGGCCCGCGTCTTGTCGTATAGGCTCGAGGAGCCTAAGCCCGTGAGATGGTACTACTTCACGAAGGTGTGGCGCTACGACGAGCCGCAACACGGGCGCTACAGGGAGTTTTACCAGTTCGGAGTTGAGTTGGTGGGCTCGGACAGCCCCAGAGCTGATGCGGAGGTGTTGGCGCTGATGGCCAAGTCCATAGAGGCAGTTGGCGTGAAGGACTACGTGATAAGGCTCAGCGACCGCGCGGCGATGGACAAGGTGCTTGCATCGCTAGGCGTCGAGGGATCCCGCGAGGAGGTGCTCAGGATACTGGACAAAAGAGGCAAGGTGCCGGACGACGAGATCTTGGATATGTTGAGGAGGGCCGGGCTGGGCGGAGGCGCGGCCGAGGCCCTCATGGCCCTAGTCTCGGAGCAGAGGCCGGGCTCGGAGGCTCCCGACCTCTTCTCGAAATACGACAAGAGCCTCGGCGAGAGGTACAGCCGAGTCGTGAAGGCCCTAGACGCCTATGGGGTGTTGGACAGACTCGTCGTGGACCTCTCCATAGTTCGTGGGCTGGACTACTACACGGGCATGGTCTTCGAGGCCTACGCCGGCGAGTACAAGCTTGCAGTGGGCGGAGGCGGCCGCTACGACAACTTAATAGAGCTGTACAGCGGTATTAGGACCCCGGCGCTGGGCTTTGCCATAGGCGTGGAGCGGCTGATGGAGGCGGCCGGCATAGCTCCGGCCGAGTATCCGCTTGACTACTACATATACCCCATGACGGAGGACGCGTTCAAGGTAGCCGCTGAGGTGGCGGAGGCCCTAAGGAACAAGGGGGCCTCCGTAGCCATAGACCTAGGAGAGCTTACGTTGAGGGAGGCGCTGGAGCACGCGGCGAAGACCGGCGTGAGGCACTTCGTGATCATAGGCAAGAAGGAGCTGGAGAAAGGCGTCGTCAAGATACGCGACATGCGTAGACGCGTCGAGCTCGAGGTCGAGCTCGGCAGAATTAGGGAAGGATTACAGTCCCTTTCTGCCACCTGA
- a CDS encoding saccharopine dehydrogenase family protein: MKILVLGCGNIGRFVSRHLHDRGHEVVTVDVKGGDCPGIVKSDVGSLEVKSVDLAIGALPGPVAYKVAKYVLERGVDLIDVSYMPEDPLSLHEVAKGSGARYIPDAGVAPGLSNMLVGRLMSEIPRLEQIKIYVGGVPKTPVGPLGYSITWSPYDLIEEYTRPARIIRGGRVESVDPLSDVELVDTPLGEMEAFYTDGLRTLLRTAKIPNMFEKTLRWPGHVERIRLLRDLGLMSDDVVEGVRPKQVLAALLGRLRFQVPDVVYMKVAGESPDERITYEVVVEPSGEWSAMQRATGLTAASLIAVVKDLDPGVTPPEMIGMSNKLMPRVLAYLKQNGININVEKVTRSVL; encoded by the coding sequence ATGAAGATTTTAGTGCTGGGTTGCGGCAACATAGGCAGATTCGTCTCCCGCCACCTACATGATAGGGGTCATGAGGTGGTCACGGTGGACGTGAAAGGCGGAGACTGTCCCGGGATCGTAAAGAGCGACGTAGGGTCGCTGGAGGTTAAGTCTGTCGACTTGGCCATAGGCGCTCTGCCGGGCCCGGTCGCGTACAAAGTAGCCAAGTACGTCCTAGAGCGCGGCGTGGATCTCATAGACGTGTCCTACATGCCGGAGGATCCGCTGTCTTTGCACGAGGTGGCTAAGGGATCGGGCGCCCGTTATATCCCGGACGCCGGCGTGGCTCCTGGCCTCTCCAATATGTTAGTCGGCCGTCTGATGTCGGAGATCCCCCGGCTAGAGCAGATCAAGATATACGTGGGAGGCGTTCCAAAGACTCCGGTGGGTCCTCTGGGCTACTCGATAACCTGGAGCCCCTACGACCTAATAGAGGAGTACACGAGGCCTGCGCGGATAATACGCGGGGGGAGGGTCGAGTCGGTGGATCCGTTGTCGGACGTAGAGCTAGTGGATACGCCGTTAGGCGAGATGGAGGCGTTCTACACAGACGGCTTGAGGACCTTACTGAGAACCGCCAAGATCCCCAACATGTTCGAGAAGACCTTGAGATGGCCGGGCCACGTGGAGCGGATAAGGCTGTTGAGGGATCTCGGGCTGATGTCCGACGACGTGGTTGAGGGCGTGAGGCCTAAGCAGGTGCTGGCCGCGCTTTTGGGCCGTCTGAGGTTCCAAGTGCCCGACGTGGTCTACATGAAGGTGGCCGGCGAGAGCCCAGATGAGAGGATAACCTACGAGGTGGTTGTCGAGCCCTCTGGCGAGTGGTCCGCCATGCAGAGGGCAACCGGCCTCACCGCTGCCTCGTTGATAGCTGTCGTTAAGGATCTGGATCCCGGCGTCACGCCGCCGGAGATGATAGGAATGAGCAATAAACTTATGCCGAGAGTCCTCGCCTACTTGAAACAGAACGGCATAAACATAAACGTGGAGAAGGTGACGAGATCCGTCTTGTAA
- a CDS encoding endonuclease — MGVKFETFVMDLLPTLGLTPLAHRYKIMKGDVELGEVDVLAEDTDKRLYAIEIKAGKVDVSGIRQAYINAKLLDARPMVVCRGYSDESAKKLAEELGVEVVTLPDYVFLSIDELVGALTLAFIRAAAHILTALAEMGDDVAEALAQCPDYSCFCSKIDRCDEVLRELGKKLPVSYDALRNLALVKLSLRNMYK, encoded by the coding sequence ATGGGGGTCAAGTTCGAGACCTTCGTTATGGATCTATTACCGACGTTGGGCCTCACCCCTCTAGCCCATAGGTACAAGATCATGAAAGGCGATGTGGAGCTCGGCGAGGTGGACGTACTCGCGGAGGATACGGATAAGAGGCTGTACGCGATCGAGATAAAGGCGGGCAAGGTGGACGTATCCGGGATAAGGCAGGCTTACATAAACGCAAAGCTCCTCGACGCAAGGCCCATGGTTGTCTGCAGAGGCTATTCTGACGAGTCGGCTAAGAAGCTGGCCGAGGAGCTCGGCGTCGAGGTGGTTACTCTGCCCGACTACGTGTTCCTCTCGATAGACGAGCTGGTGGGGGCGTTGACGTTGGCGTTCATACGTGCGGCGGCGCATATATTGACCGCCTTAGCCGAAATGGGCGACGACGTCGCCGAGGCCCTAGCCCAATGCCCCGACTATTCCTGTTTCTGCTCCAAGATAGATAGATGCGACGAGGTCTTGAGAGAACTGGGGAAGAAGCTACCCGTATCATACGACGCCCTGAGGAACTTGGCCTTAGTGAAGCTGTCTCTCAGGAACATGTATAAATAG
- a CDS encoding S-methyl-5-thioribose-1-phosphate isomerase: MNVEDLVKEIKANFRPKLKVIEWKGDRLVLLDQRLLPFETRYLELKTVDAVADAIRNMAVRGAPAIGITAAYGMALALFERDVGDLNNALKALELARDKLSRTRPTAQNLFWALNRMYGKAKALVEAGSVKNTKELREELVAEANRIFDEELDAEVRMGVYGVQLIQPGDWVLTQCNAGSLATGALGTATAPIYVAKYLGIDVSVIAPETRPWQQGARLTAYELRENGVRVKLIADTAVGLVLRRRLVNLAIVGADRILADGTVYNKIGTLNEAVLAHEFGVPFYVAAPTSTFDLEHKPEEVRIEERDPDEVRTVRTAHGNVYVTMTDIDVYNPVFDETPPKYITAIITEVGLLTQPLDRNIKRFVAQRSS; encoded by the coding sequence ATGAACGTAGAGGATCTGGTTAAGGAAATAAAGGCCAACTTTAGGCCGAAGCTGAAAGTTATAGAATGGAAAGGCGATAGGCTGGTCCTGCTCGACCAAAGGCTACTCCCCTTCGAGACTAGATACCTAGAGCTGAAGACCGTCGACGCGGTCGCCGACGCTATAAGGAACATGGCCGTCCGCGGAGCGCCGGCAATAGGCATAACCGCCGCGTACGGCATGGCCCTTGCCCTCTTCGAGCGCGACGTCGGCGACCTCAACAACGCCTTGAAGGCGCTGGAGCTGGCCAGAGACAAGCTGTCTAGGACTAGGCCGACTGCCCAGAACCTGTTCTGGGCCTTGAATAGAATGTATGGCAAAGCCAAGGCGTTAGTTGAGGCTGGATCCGTCAAAAACACGAAGGAGTTGAGGGAGGAGTTAGTCGCGGAGGCCAACAGGATATTCGACGAGGAGCTCGACGCCGAGGTGAGGATGGGGGTATACGGCGTCCAGCTTATACAGCCGGGGGACTGGGTCTTAACCCAATGCAACGCCGGCAGTTTGGCGACCGGAGCTCTAGGCACCGCGACGGCGCCTATCTATGTGGCTAAATATCTGGGCATAGACGTCTCGGTCATAGCGCCCGAGACCCGGCCGTGGCAACAGGGAGCCAGGCTTACCGCCTACGAGCTCAGAGAGAACGGCGTCAGGGTCAAGCTAATAGCCGACACGGCCGTAGGGCTCGTCTTGAGGAGGAGGCTCGTGAACTTGGCGATAGTGGGAGCCGACAGAATCCTCGCCGACGGCACCGTCTATAACAAGATCGGCACTTTGAACGAGGCGGTATTGGCCCACGAATTCGGCGTGCCCTTCTACGTAGCCGCGCCCACCAGCACCTTCGACCTCGAGCATAAGCCTGAGGAGGTCCGCATAGAGGAGCGCGATCCCGACGAGGTCAGAACGGTCAGGACAGCACACGGTAACGTGTACGTGACGATGACCGATATCGACGTCTACAACCCCGTCTTCGACGAGACTCCGCCTAAATATATAACCGCTATAATAACCGAGGTGGGCCTACTGACGCAACCGCTTGATAGGAATATCAAGAGGTTCGTGGCCCAGAGATCGTCTTAG